The sequence below is a genomic window from Roseimicrobium gellanilyticum.
CCGCATCGCCGCCATCAAGAAGGCCGAGGCCGGAGTCGCCACCGCTGCGAAGACGCTTCCGGATCAGCAGATGCGCTGGGAACCCTACGTGGACGTGAGCACCGAGTGGACCCCGCTTGAGCTCGAAGTCGTGCGAGCGGATGGCGTGCAGAAGCTGGAGAAGCAGCCGGACGGCTCCCTGCTCGCCACCGGTTTCCCCGAAGGCCAGCAGAAAAACGGCAACTATCAGGTGCGCGCGAAGACCCAGCTCACTGGCATCACTGCCTTCAAGCTGGAACTGCTGCCGCATGACAGCCTTCCGAATAACGGCCCAGGCCTTGCGCCCGATGGCAACTTCGTGCTGAGCGAGTTCATTGTGCAGCAGACCGCCATCGACAAGAAGCGTCCGAAGCGCCGCGAAGGCGCGCTCACGTTGGTCAATCCGAAGGCGGACTTTGTGCAGAAGGATTTCTCACCCTCCCTGCTCCTGAAGACCGGCAATCGTGACAAGGGCTGGGCCGTTTCTCCGGACACGGGCTATCGCCATGAACTCACGCTGGAACTCAAGGAACCAGCAGGACTCGAAGGCGGCGCGATGTTCACCTTCAACCTGGTGCAGAACTTCCAGAACAGCGGCAAGTACCTCATCGGTCGCTTCCGCATCTCTGCCACCACCAGCAAGATGGTGCGCTTCGGCGCTTCCCAAGCAGTGATTGCGGCGCTGAATACTGCCGCTGACAAACGCACCAAGGAACAGAAGGACCTGCTGGCCGCGGAATTCGCCAATCAACAGCGTGGATTCCAGGACACGAAGAAGACCCTGGCTGTGGCAAAGAAGCCCCTGCCCATCGACCAGAACCTCGTAGCGCTGGAGCAGAAACTCGCGGACGCCCAGCTTCCCATCGCGCTCGACCAGAAGCTTGTGCAGCTCCGTCGTGACGCGGAACTCAGCAAGACCCAGATGGCCAACCGCCGCCTCACTGCGGCACAAGACCTGACGTGGGCGCTGATCAACTCACCTGCGTTCTTGTTCAACTACTAGAGATCGATTAAACTCAACACGAAATAATCCAGGAGGACACAAGCTCATGTTCAGACTACCCGGACACTTGGCCAAAGACCTGTGCGACTCGCACCTCGGCAGCACGCGGCGTGACTTCCTGCGCGTCGGTGGCGCAGGCATGATTGGTCTCACCTTGAACAACATCTTCCGCGCCCAAGCGGCAGCCGCTGGCAGCAGCGCCGCTGGATCGCCCGGCTGGGGCAAGGCGAAGAACATGGTGATGATCTACCTGCAGGGTGGTCCGAGCCATATCGACCTCTGGGACCCCAAGGAGAATGTGCCGGACAAGGTGCGCAGCGCCTTCAAGTCCATCCCCACCAAGATCCCTGGCCACAACTTCACGGAGATCCTGCCGAAGCTCGCGAAGGTGAACGACAAGTTCACCATGATCAATTCCATGAGCTACACGCCGAATGGTCTCTTCAACCACACGGCGGCCATCTACCAAATCATGACCGGATACACCACGGACAAGGTGTCTCCCTCCGGCCAGCTTGAGCCGCCGAATGCGAAGGACTATCCGAACTTCGGCTCAAACATCATCCGCCTCCGTCCCATGGACGAGCCGATGCTTCCTTTCGTAATGCTGCCGCGTCCGCTGCAGGAATCGAACGTCATCGGCAAGGGCGGTACTGCCGGCTTCCTGGGCAAGAGCTTCGACCCCTACACGCTCTATCCGGATGGCGATGACATGGACATGGACAAGATGAGCCGCATCAAGATCGATGACTTGCAGCTCCGTCCCGACCTTTTCTCCGTGCGCCTCCAGCGCCGCGCCAAGCTGCGCAACCTCATCAACGACCAGATGCCTGCCATCGAGGCCGCGGTGAAGGACATGAGCCTGGATGACTACTACAGCCGCGCGCTGAACCTCATCGCCAGCGGTCGTGCCCGTGATGCCTTTGCCCTGAGCCAGGAGCCCGATGCCCTGCGCGATGCCTATGGCCGCAACACCTTCGGTCAAAGCTTGCTGCTCGCCCGTCGTCTGGTGGAAGCTGGCACCCGCGTGGTGGAAGTCATCTGGCCCAAGGTGGCGAACTCGGACAACCATTCCTGGGACCATCACGTGGGCCTCACGGACCGCATGAAGACCCGTTCGGGCCCCATGCTGGACTCCGGTCTGAGCGCCTTCTTCGCGGACATGGACAGCCGTGGTCTGCTGGATGAAACGCTCGTGGTGGCGATTGGTGAATTCGGTCGCAGCCCCGAAAAGGGCGTGAGCACCAGCGGCAACGGCAACAGCGCCGACGGCCGCGACCACTGGCCCTACTGCTACACCAGCATCGTGGCCGGCGCCGGCATCAAGCGCGGCTACATCCACGGCAAGTCGGACAAGACCGCCTCCGCTCCTGCGGAGAACCCGGTGCACCCCGCCGAATTGCTCGCGACCATCTACCACTCCTTCGGCATCGATCCGGAGACGATTGTGCACAACCACCTCAACCAACCTCGCGAACTCGTGAAGGCGAAGGCGGTGACGCAGTTGTTTGCGTAAG
It includes:
- a CDS encoding DUF1501 domain-containing protein, translated to MFRLPGHLAKDLCDSHLGSTRRDFLRVGGAGMIGLTLNNIFRAQAAAAGSSAAGSPGWGKAKNMVMIYLQGGPSHIDLWDPKENVPDKVRSAFKSIPTKIPGHNFTEILPKLAKVNDKFTMINSMSYTPNGLFNHTAAIYQIMTGYTTDKVSPSGQLEPPNAKDYPNFGSNIIRLRPMDEPMLPFVMLPRPLQESNVIGKGGTAGFLGKSFDPYTLYPDGDDMDMDKMSRIKIDDLQLRPDLFSVRLQRRAKLRNLINDQMPAIEAAVKDMSLDDYYSRALNLIASGRARDAFALSQEPDALRDAYGRNTFGQSLLLARRLVEAGTRVVEVIWPKVANSDNHSWDHHVGLTDRMKTRSGPMLDSGLSAFFADMDSRGLLDETLVVAIGEFGRSPEKGVSTSGNGNSADGRDHWPYCYTSIVAGAGIKRGYIHGKSDKTASAPAENPVHPAELLATIYHSFGIDPETIVHNHLNQPRELVKAKAVTQLFA